In the Pseudochaenichthys georgianus chromosome 1, fPseGeo1.2, whole genome shotgun sequence genome, one interval contains:
- the LOC117454841 gene encoding B-cell receptor CD22-like encodes MRGAAMSLTAAASGLVVFLLSVSAGQSQDGWDVTYSSTKICAVKGSTVEMRCSFTYPSTWKGSVNRVEKTFWFTKWSKPEPVDVTTDSEYAGRVEDLCENNTCTLRIKNLRESDSAEYMFKFRVTTNRATHWGYPGTTLSVRDLQVHVSKSGSSTRLQCLSSCPPGHTSYIWFKNGQKIKEDTFPYAYFIYESADSYYCALTGYEDFPSPAVYAPKLPSVSVSPSAEIEEGSSVTLTCSSEANPAANYIWYKRNVNKDLSSVNEGPLLVLSSIQSSDSGEYYCRAENLLEITSSESIFIDVKYAPKLPSVSVSPSTGIKEGSSVTLTCSSDANPAANYTWYKRDEDSPKASGQIFTITDFRAEHSGSYSCGAQNKLGCSNSTLTQIVVAWSSTMIVNIIGTTLGVLMLILALLLSLWMRKKKALRSTTEAPEPVEIEMLT; translated from the exons ATGAGAGGAGCAGCTATGAGTCTAACTGCAGCAGCGAGTGGATTAGTTGTCTTCCTGCTCTCTGTGTCAG CGGGTCAGAGTCAGGATGGCTGGGATGTGACTTACTCTTCCACTAAGATCTGTGCAGTGAAAGGATCAACAGTGGAGATGAGATGCAGCTTCACATACCCATCGACATGGAAAGGCAGTGTTAACAGAGTAGAGAAAACATTCTGGTTTACTAAATGGAGTAAGCCTGAACCTGTAGATGTGACCACAGACTCAGAGTATGCTGGTCGTGTAGAGGATCTCTGTGAAAACAACACCTGCACTCTGAGAATCAAAAACCTGAGAGAGAGCGACTCAGCTGAGTACATGTTCAAGTTCAGGGTCACAACAAACCGAGCTACACACTGGGGTTATCCTGGAACCACTCTGTCTGTTAGAG ATCTCCAGGTGCATGTGAGCAAATCAGGATCGTCTACGCGCCTTCAGTGTCTCAGCAGTTGTCCACCTGGTCATACTTCTTACATCTGGTTCAAGAATGGACAGAAAATAAAGGAAGACACATTTCCTTATGCATACTTCATATATGAGTCAGCAGACAGTTATTACTGTGCTTTGACGGGATATGAGGacttcccctctcctgcagtgt ATGCTCCAAAGCTCCCCTCTGTGTCAGTGAGTCCCTCTGCTGAGATAGAGGAGGGCAGTTCAGTGACTTTGACCTGTAGCAGTGAAGCTAACCCAGCAGCTAACTACATCTGGTACAAGAGGAATGTAAATAAAGACCTTTCTTCTGTCAATGAAGGACCACTACTCGTCCTCAGCTCCATCCAGTCCTCTGACTCTGGAGAGTATTACTGCAGAGCTGAGAATCTGCTGGAGATAACAAGTTCGGAATCCATCTTTATTGATGTGAAAT ATGCTCCAAAGCTCCCCTCTGTGTCAGTGAGTCCCTCTACTGGGATAAAGGAGGGCAGTTCAGTGACTCTGACCTGTAGCAGTGATGCTAACCCAGCAGCTAACTACACCTGGTACAAGAGGGATGAAGACTCTCCAAAAGCTTCAGGACAGATCTTCACCATCACTGACTTCAGAGCTGAACACAGTGGGAGTTATTCCTGTGGAGCCCAGAACAAGTTAGGATGTAGTAACTCCACCTTAACTCAGATTGTTGTGGCAT GGAGTTCAACAATGATAGTGAATATCATCGGGACGACTCTGGGGGTCTTGATGCTGATTCTTGCGCTTCTCCTGAGTCTGTGGATGAG GAAGAAGAAAGCTCTGCGCTCCACCACTGAAGCACCTGAACCTGTAGAGATAGAG ATGCTCACCTGA
- the LOC139434835 gene encoding B-cell receptor CD22-like, producing the protein MVPPSLLTEMRGAAMSLTAAASGLVVFLLSVSVAQGQDGWGVTYSSAEICAVNGSTVEMRCSFTYPSTWKGSVNTVQKTFWFTKQKDGEPVDLTTDSEYAGRVEDRCENNICTLRVRNLRESDSAEYRFRFTTNQPDGKYDGSTGVTLSVSNLQVISDTYWLSCQNSCYQSYIPPYIWYKNGQIIQGETSYYTSNPNKADSYSCALKGHEDFPSPPVCVTDQTCNRVTYTERSICAFKGSSVDISCTYSSFEDDVNSTFWFSPERSHQGQNPSQPEDLSEDSQYAGRVQILETERGRSTLRISDLRDSDSAQYLFTFKTPSFEWRSDLPGTSLTVTALQVQVIRAKVYNYSTEAELKCDSSCSPAAFLNYVWFKNGEKIKATVISSYKGLFQPRDNISCALEGHEDFPSPAVYAPKPPSVSVSPSAGIEEGSSVTLTCSSDANPAANYTWYKEDEDSPKASGQIFTITDFRAEHRGRYSCGAQNKLGRSNSTFHLRVVAGSSTMIVNIIGTTLGVLMLILALLLSLWMRKKKTLRSTTEAPEEIEGRKELPTDCNVFPSAVVFDAQGSTASVHVRGI; encoded by the exons ATGGTTCCTCCTTCACT TCTCACAGAGATGAGAGGAGCAGCTATGAGTCTAACTGCAGCAGCGAGTGGATTAgtcgtcttcctgctctctGTGTCAG TGGCTCAAGGTCAGGATGGCTGGGGAGTGACTTACTCTTCTGCTGAGATCTGTGCAGTGAACGGATCAACAGTGGAGATGAGATGCAGCTTCACATACCCATCTACATGGAAAGGAAGTGTAAACACAGTACAGAAAACATTCTGGTTCACTAAACAGAAAGATGGTGAACCTGTAGATCTGACCACAGACTCAGAGTACGCAGGTCGTGTAGAGGATCGCTGTGAAAACAACATCTGCACTCTGAGAGTCAGAAACCTGAGAGAGAGCGACTCAGCGGAGTACAGGTTCAGATTCACAACAAACCAACCAGATGGAAAATATGATGGTTCGACTGGCGTCACTTTGTCCGTCTCAA ATCTCCAGGTCATATCAGATACATACTGGCTGTCTTGTCAGAACAGTTGTTATCAATCTTATATTCCTCCCTACATCTGGTACAAGAACGGACAAATAATCCAGGGAGAAACATCTTATTATACAAGCAACCCGAACAAGGCAGACAGTTATTCCTGTGCTTTGAAGGGACATGAGGATTTTCCCTCTCCTCCAGTGT gtGTCACTGATCAAACCTGCAACAGAGTGACTTACACTGAGAGAAGTATCTGCGCCTTCAAAGGATCCTCAGTGGACATTTCCTGCACGTACAGCAGCTTTGAAGACGATGTTAATTCTACATTCTGGTTCAGTCCTGAGCGTAGTCATCAGGGACAGAATCCCTCTCAACCTGAGGACCTTAGTGAAGACTCCCAGTATGCAGGTCGTGTTCAGATCcttgagacagagagaggacgCTCCACTCTGAGGATCTCTGACCTGAGAGACTCAGATTCAGCTCAGTATCTCTTCACATTCAAAACACCAAGCTTTGAATGGAGGAGTGATTTACCTGGAACAAGTCTGACCGTCACAG CTCTCCAGGTGCAGGTGATCAGAGCAAAGGTCTACAACTATTCTACTGAGGCAGAGCTGAAGTGTGACAGCAGCTGCAGTCCAGCTGCTTTTCTGAACTACGTCTGGTTCAAGAACGGAGAGAAAATCAAAGCAACGGTGATATCTTCTTATAAAGGCTTGTTTCAGCCCAGAGACAACATCTCTTGTGCTTTGGAAGGACATGAAGacttcccctctcctgcagtgt ATGCTCCAAAGCCTCCCTCTGTGTCAGTGAGTCCCTCTGCTGGGATAGAGGAGGGCAGTTCAGTGACTCTGACCTGTAGCAGTGATGCTAACCCAGCAGCTAACTACACCTGGTACAAGGAGGATGAAGACTCTCCAAAAGCTTCAGGACAGATCTTCACCATCACTGACTTCAGAGCTGAACACAGAGGGAGGTATTCCTGTGGAGCCCAGAACAAGTTAGGACGTAGCAACTCCACCTTTCATCTGAGGGTTGTGGCAG GGAGTTCAACAATGATAGTGAATATCATCGGGACGACTCTGGGGGTCTTGATGCTGATTCTTGCGCTTCTCCTGAGTCTGTGGATGAG GAAGAAGAAAACTCTGCGCTCCACCACTGAAGCACCTGAAGAGATAGAG ggacgcaaagagcttccaactgattgcaatgtattcccatctgcggtggtatttgacgctcagggaagcaccgcatcggtcCATGTCCGCGGcatttaa
- the LOC139434836 gene encoding uncharacterized protein: MQVKRDKMEGLPSHNDLMTCLTSTTTRIPQLLDVMACNPTTATRTLLYGYMTLHWSCIYGHRPGVYSNMTNAEVRKADTTGTAFGYLVHVSNHKTANSFGEAQLYLTAEEFGWMKRWLEIKGTLTCTQSRYFLYTEGKNPFRKLAYSLRMAWADVGLHGPINFTDLRTVHADNAMRFQDKGNRQRVSDFMCHNTATADKFYANNPSLKEAADIRLLFTESLQAAAAASTAAGNEDTFAGIDIDSDSSGEEHSPAPYQDSLPRHVPKRDQSLAEHSPSDMGEERVPYSAPTSPTVASDQLVNMQCVVVISPLVNTLYPV, translated from the exons atgcaagtgaagcgtgacaagatggaaggtctgccgagccacaacgacctaatgacatgcttgacttcgaccaccactcgcatccctcagctcctggatgtgatggcctgcaatccgactaccgcaaCCCGTACCctgctctatgggtatatgactcttcattggagctgcatttacggccaccgtccgggggtctactccaacatgaccaacgccgaggtccgaaaggcggatacaactggcactgccttcggctacctggttcat gtaagcaaccacaagacggccaactCGTTCGGGGaagcgcagctgtacctcaccgcagaagaatttggatggatgaagaggtggctggaaattaagggtacgctgacctgcacccagagccgttactttctatacacagaggggaagaacccgttcaggaagcttgcctactccctgaggaTGGCATGGGCTGATGTAGGGCTCCAcggtcccattaacttcaccgacctccgcacagtccacgccgataatgcgatgagatttcaagacaaaggcaaccgccaaagagtgagtgatttcatgtgtcacaacactgcaactgcggacaaattttacgcgaataatccttctttgaaggaggctgcggacattcggttgctcttcacagagtcactgcaagcagcggcggcggcatcgacagcagcgggaaatgaagacacttttgcgggtattgacatcgacagtgacagctctggagaggagcacagcccggctccctaccaagactccctaccaagacatgtcccgaagagggaccagtcactggccgaacacagcccctcagacatgggtgaagagagggtgccatactctgccccaacttcacccactgttgccagtgatcaacttgtaaatatgcagtgtgttgttgtaatcagtccccttgtaaatacgttatatcctgtgtga